Below is a window of Gemmatimonadota bacterium DNA.
CCGGAAAGCTGCTGCCCCCGAGTCCCATCCCCCTTCGCCACCGCTTGCCCATGGCCGGAACACTTGCCGCCCGCCCCCCCCGCCCCCGCTGGCGCTGCGCCGCGCATGCCCTGACGACCCTCGCCGCGCTACTGGGCAGCCGCCCAGCCGCCGCGGCACAGTGGAAGCCGCAGCAGAGCGGCACCACCACCGAGCTGCGCGGCCTTGCCGCCGTCAACGAAGCTGTTGCCTGGGCTGCCGGCCGTGACGGCATTTACACGCGTACCACCGACGGCGGCTCGAGCTGGACCTCCGCCAGCGTGCCCGGTGCCGCAGACCTCTACTTCATCGATGTCCACGCCGTCAGTGCCGATACCGCGTTCCTCCTCGGAACCGACTTCCGCGGCAGCTACGGCGCCGTTTACAAGACCACGGATGGCGGCGCGCATTGGGTGCGCCAGTACCAGAAGCGGGCGCCTGGCGTCTTCTTCGATGGCATGGCCTTTTGGGACGCCGACCACGGCGTAGCCTTCAGCGACCCGGTGGATGGCAGCTTCCTGATTGTCACGACCGCGGACGGCGGCGCCACCTGGACCGAAGTGCCCCGCGACCGGATCCCACCGCCCCGGGCCCGCGAGGCCGGATTCGCCGCGAGCGGCAGCGGGATCGTCGTGCAGGGCTCCAGCCGCGCCTGGTTCGGCACCGGCGGGAGCGCCATGGCCCGCGTGTTCTTCACCCTGGATGGTGGCGCCACCTGGGCCGCCGCGGAGACGCCGCTCGCCGCCAGCCAGACGGCGGGGATCTTCGCCCTGGCGTTCCGCGACTCGCTAAACGGCGTGGCGGGCGGCGGCGACTATCGCGATTCTGCCGGAACAGCCGCTGCCCGGCTGGCTGGCGGGGCCAACGTGCTGCGCACCGCCGACAGCGGGATCACCTGGGCCCTCGCCAGTCCCTCCGATCCGCCGGGCGTGCGCTACGGGCTGGCCTACGTCCCCGGCGCCGCTACGCCCACGCTGATGGCCGTGGGACCGGCGGGCTCCGGCTACTCCCTCGATGACGGCACCACCTGGACCCGTCTGGGCGACGTCGGCTACAACACCGTCTCCTTTGCCAGTCCTGCCGCCGGCTGGGCCGCCGGCACGGGAGGCCGCATCGCCCGCTGGACGGGGCCGATCCCACCGGCCGTGACTCCCTGAGCCGGTTGCCCTGGCCCCCTCGACCCCCGGCTCGCCTCGCCCCCGCGGGCTTGGTGCTCGAATCCGCAAGTACGGTCACGCACACTCGACCACTTACCGCGCCGCCAGCCGGTCCGTCTTGGCCGCCATGATGAAGTCGTTGCGGTGCAGCCCCCGGATCTTGTGCGTCCACCAGGTCACGGTCACGCGCCCCCATTCCGTGAGCAGCGCCGGGTGGTGATGCTCGGATTCCGCCAGCTCCCCCACGCGCTGAGTGAATGCCAGCGCGCCGCGGAAATCGGGGAACCGGAAAACACGCTCCAGGCGCGGGATTCCCTCCCGTTCGACGACGTCCCACTCCGGCACCTCTCGCCCGAGCTCGCGCGTCTCCTCCGCGCTGACCCGCGGCGAGTCCGCCCGGCACGCCTCACACTTCATCTCCGTTAATCCTGCCATTGCCCCCGCTCCTGTTAGGGTCCGTTCCCTGGGTCGGTCTGAGGCGGAGCCTCGTTAAAGTTAGACATCTGCTACGCCCCGCGACAGCGCGCAACGGGTCCGGCTATTCCGGCTATTCCCCATCCCGATGCCAGGCATGGGCCCTGGCCCTTCCCCTGTTCCTGGCTAGCAGCAAGAATCGGATTGAATCCTCTGCTCTGCCGCTGCATCATCGGGGCAGTTCAACCACGGAAAGGCGGCCCCATGATGCTACGCGGCGAGGATTACGGCCGGATCGAACAGGCGATCCTATACCTGGACAGTCATTTCTACGAGCACCCCGGGCTGGGCGAGGTCGCTCGCAGCGTGGGCCTCAGCGAGTACCACTTCCAGCGTCTGTTCACCCGATGGGCGGGCATCAGCCCCAAGCGGTTCCTGCAGTTCCTGACCGCGCATTACGCCCGTGACCTGCTGCGCGAGCCGCGCAGTCTGCTGCAAGTGACTTACCACGCCGGGCTCTCCGGGCCCTCGCGGCTGCACGACCTGATCGTGAGCGTCCACGCCGTCACGCCGGGCGAGCTGAAGCGCGGCGGCGCCGGGCTCACCATCCGCTACGGCACGCACGCCAGCCCGTTCGGCGAGTGCCTGATCGCCGTGACCGAGCGCGGCATCTGCGCCCTCTCCTTCCTGGTGCCGGGCGGCGGCGATCACCCCGCCGCCGAGCTGCGGCGCCAGTGGCCGCACGCGCAGCTCGAGCACTCCACAGCGGCAACCGGCCCGCTCCTCGAGCGCATCTTCACGCTGGCGGGGACCGGCGCCACTGCTGCGCTGCCCATCGTTCTCAAGGGCACCAACTTCCAGATCCGGGTCTGGGAAGCGCTGCTGCGCATTCCGCCAGCCACCGTGGCCTCGTACGACGACATCGCCGCCGCCATCGGCGCACCCCGGGCTGCCCGGGCGGTTGGCGCCGCGGTCGGCCGGAACCGCGTCGCCTTCCTCATCCCCTGCCACCGCGTTATCCGTAAGACCGGCGCCTTCGGCGAATACCACTGGGGTGCGGGCCGGAAGAAGGTGATGCTGGCCTGGGAGGCGGCCCGGGCTGGATCCCAAGCCTCCCCGGCCTGATCCGAGCCGCACCTGGAGCGAGCGGCGCGGATTATGCAATATGCAGGGTATGCAGGCTTCAGGTTGCGCCGCCGGAAGACCCGGCTATATTTGCTTGACCCCCGCGCAGGCGGAGATCTATTGCCCGGCACAGAGGTACGGGCCGAATTTCCTCCGCATTGTGCTCTCCCCTATTTGAAAATCGTCCCCGCGCCGGAGGATGCTGCGCTCGTGGCGCAGCGCCACCCGGACCCCCAGCTCCATGGAGAACCCGACACCCCGCCACGCCGGCTCGGGCGGCGCTGTCTCGCCGCCGGACGAACTGTTGCGCGCGCTCTGCAGCGCCTGCCCGGACGCGATCCTGCTCGCGGACCGGGAGGGCCGCATCCGGTTCGCAGCCGGCGCGGCGGCAAAGCTGTTCGGCTACTCGCCCGAGGAGCTGCTCGGCCAGCCCGTCGAGCTGCTGGTCCCGGAGAGGCTGCGCGGCAGCCACCAGGAGTTGCGCGAGCAGTACTGGCAGTCGCCGCAGCCGCGGCCCATGCAGTCGGGCCTCGAACTCTACGCCCGGCGCAAGGACGGCTCCGAGATCCCGGTAGACATCCTGCTCGCCCCCCTCGAGAGCGGCCCCGAGCTCCTGGTCCTGGCCATCGTCCGCGACCTCGGCGAGCAGCGTCGCCTGGAGAGCGCGCTGCTGGACACGGCCGAACGCTACGCACTGGTCCTGACCGGGATGGGCCAGGTGGTCTACTCCCGCAGGCCCGCACCTGGCGCGCCGCTGAGCGGAGAGGCCGAGTTCATCAGTCAGCAGGTGACGGACCTCGTGGGCTGCCCGCCCGAGGACTTCGCTCGCGATCCGGGCCTCTGGTACGCGCTCCTGCACCCGGAGGACCGGCCGGTGGTCGAGGCCGCGACGCAGGAGCTGGTGAACAGCGGCCGCCCCGGCCTGCAGGAGTACCGGCTCCGCCACCGCGACACCGGCGAATATCGCTGGGTCGAGGACTGGACGGTCCCCCAACTCGATGATGCGGGCGCCGTCGTGCGCCTCTTCGGCGTCGTGCGGGACGTCACGGTCCGGGCAGCCGCGGCTCGCGCGCTGAGGGAAAGTGAAGCCCGCTACCGCACGCTCTTCGAGCAGTCCCGGAGCGCCATTATTGTCGCCACCTGGGAAGGCCGGATCCTGGACTTCAATTCCGCAGCGTTGCAGCTCCTGGGCTGCAGCGCCCGGGACATGGAAACCCTCGCAGCGCGCGACCTCTTCGCGGATCCTGATGACGCCGAGTGGATCCCGCGCGCCATCCTGGCCGAGGAAAGCGTGCAGGACCTCGAGGTCCAGTTGCAGCGGCGGGACGGCACGGCGCGCGACTGCCTGCTCTCCGCCACCGTGTGGAAGGCGGACACCGGCGAGGTGCTGGGCTACGAAATCATCGCTCACGACATCACCGAGCGGAAACGGCTCGAGCGGGAGTTCCGGCAGGCGCAGAAGATGGAAGCCGTCGGCCGCCTCGCGGGCGGCATTGCCCACGACTTCAACAACCTGCTCACGGTCATCCGCGGACGTGCCGACCTCCTGCTCGCCGAGCTGCCCGGCGAAGATCCCGGCCGGCCCGATGTCGACGAGATCGCCCAGGCCGCGGACCGGGCGGCGAGCCTGACCCAGCAGCTCCTCGCCTTCAGCCGCAAGCAGGTGATGCAGCCGCGGCTGCTGGACCTGAACGCCGTCGTCTCCAACCTCCAGCGCATGCTGCGCCGTCTGATCGGCGAAGATATCGAGATCGCCACCGACCTCGACCCCACCCTGGGCAAGTTGCGGGCGGACCCCGGGCAGATGGAGCAGGTCCTCATGAATCTGGTCGTAAACGCGAGGGATGCCATGCCGCGGGGCGGCACTCTTAGCATCGGCACCAGGAGCGTCGAGGTGGAGGAGCGCCAGGCCCGCGCGCACGCGGGCGCACACCCCGGCCGCCACGCCCTGCTCTGGGTCGGCGACACGGGCGTGGGCATGGACCGCGACACGCTCTCGCGCATCTTCGAGCCCTTCTTCACCACCAAGGAGAAGGCGCAGGGGACCGGGCTCGGCCTCTCGACCGTGTACGGCATCGTGAGCCAGAGCGGCGGCTGGATCGACGTGCAGAGTGAGCCCGGGCGGGGTACGCGCTTCGACATCTATCTGCCCCTGGCCGGCGACGCCGCGGCCGAGGCCCCACGGGGCGGTCCGCCCGCCGCGGAACCGGGGGGCGGCGGAGAAACCGTGCTGCTGGTCGAGGACGAGGATGCGGTGCGCTCCCTCGCCCGCCGCGTGCTCGAGCGCCGCGGCTATACCATCCTCGAGGCGCGTACCGGTGCCCAGGCCCTCGACCTCGCCCGCCAGTACAACGGCGCCATCCACTTGCTGCTCACCGACATCATGCTGCCCCAGATGAGCGGCCACGAGCTGGCCGGACAAGTTGCCGAAGTGCGGCCCGGGCTCAAGACGCTCTACATGTCCGGCTATGGCACCGTCGATGCCACGGCGCTTCCGGTCATCGAGGCAGGGCGCGACTTCGTGGAAAAGCCCTTCACCCCCGCCACGCTCGCCCGTAAGGTGCGCGAGGCGCTCGGCCCGGAGTAGCGCGGTGAGCGAGGCTCCCCGTCCCGCCGAGCGTCCGGCGCCGCCCCAGGAGCTCCTGGACTTGCTCCTGGAATTGGCGTCCGCCGTGCAAAAACACACCATGTACCCCGAGGGGCATCCGGCCCTCGCACCCGCCGGCGCGGCGGTAGCCGAACGCATCGAGAAGCTGCTCCGGGAGCGCGGGTCCCTCGCCCTCGGCGTCGCAAGCCGGCAGCTCGTCATTGGCGGCGCTCCGACGGACCCGCAGCACCCCGTGCTCGGTGGCCTGGCGGAGCGGCTCCACCGGCACCAGATCGGGGCGCTGAGCTTCGAACCGGGTATCTCCGCTGACGAGGCCGCGGACCTGCTTCGCGCCCTAGCGGCTGACGCGGACCGCGCCGGTCCGCTCGGCGCGAGGCCGCCGGAGCGGTTCCCGGCATGGCCGCACGTGCACCTCTTCTCGGTGCGGTACGACAGCCTGGAGCTGGCCGACGGCGTTGAGGGCGGCGAGGAGGGTGGGCCCGTGTCCCGCGGCACGGAGCTCTGGCTCGGGCTCGCTCGCACCGCCCTCGCCGCCGGTGCGGCCCAGAAGACGGCCGCGGCAGCGGATCCGGCGACAGTCGCCCGGGCCATTAACACCCACGAGGCTAGCCGTGCCTACGAGCAGGCCATCGTCGGCTACTTCCTTCAGATCGCGGAGGAGCTCAAGACAGGCGGGATCAGCGACGCGCCGGTGATCCGGCGCCGCATGGCCCGGCTGATCACCGACCTCCGCCCCGACACGCTGCGCCGCCTGGTGAACATGGGCGGCGACTTTGGCCGACGCCGCAGCTTCGTACTGGACGCCTCTCACGCCTTCAGCCTCGACGCCGTCATGGCCTTGCTCCGGGCCGCGGCCGAGGCGTCCGACCGGAGCCTCTCCCACACCATGGTTCGGCTCCTCTCGAAAATGGCGCAGTACGCCGAGGGCGGCTCGCCGCAGGTGCGCAGCCAGGCGGATACGGCGCTCCGCGAGCAGGTTCGGCATGTGCTTCAGGGCTGGGACGGAGGCGAGACGCTCCCGGAACCCTACACGCGCGTGCTGGGAACTCTGGCCCGGTCAGCTCAGGGCAGCCCCCTGTCTGACCTCTGGGCGGAGCCGCTCGAGGTTGAGCGGATCATCGAGCTCGGGCTCGAACTCGACGTCAATGGCCCGGACGTCTGGACGGCCGTGGACCGGTCGCTCGAGGAGGGGAAGCTGGGCACCCTGGCCGCTCTGCTGGACCGGGCTCCCGCGGGGAGTCACTGCGCCCAAGAGATCTGGCGTAGGATCGCTACCGCAGAGCGCCTTGCTGTCGTGCTGGCGGCCGATCCCGTCGATCTCCATCTGGTCGATAAATTCGTGGCGCACCTGGGTGCCGCAGCGGCAGCGCCTTTGCTTCGGACGCTGGTCGAATCGGAATCCCGGCGGACGCGTCGCGAACTTTTCGAGCGCCTGGGCGCGTTCGGCAGTGCCATCGTTCCGCTCGCCGCCGAGCTGCTTGCCGACGAGCGCTGGTTCGTGCAGCGAAACCTGCTCTCCCTGCTCAACGCCGTCGGCGAGTGGCCCGAGGGCGTGCCGACCGCGCCCTACGCCGGCCACCCCGACGCGCGGGTGCGCCGCGAGGCCTTCCGTCTGCTGCTCCGCCTCGACGGCCACCGGGAGGACGTGCTCGCCCCGGCCCTCCAGGATGCCGATCCGGCAATACTCCGGAGGGGGCTGGCGGCTGCTCAGGAAATGCAGTGCCCGCCGGTCGCCGTGCCCATTGTCGCAAGCCGCGCCCTCGACGCGGACCTGCCCATGGACCTCCGCGCGCTCGGCGTCCGCGTGCTCGGTCGGGTGCGCTCGCCGGAGGTCCTCGAGACGCTGCTCCGCCTGGCCTCCAGGCCAAAGCGCCTTTTCCTGAAACCGCGCGTCGCCGCAAGCTCGCCTGTGACCCTGGCAGCGCTTGCCAGCCTGGCCGCGGGCTGGAGCGACGAACCCAGGGCTGCAGCACTGCTCGCGCGCGCCCGGCGCGCGCGAGACCTCGGCATCCGCGCTGCGGCCAGAGAGATCGAGCCCCAGCCATGAGCGAGCCAGCCCAGTTCCTGAACGGCCTGGCCCAGGCCCTGTCGACCATGATGCTCTACGGCGAAGGGCATCCGGCCCGGGAACGGGTGCTGGAGACGGCCTATCGGGGACTGCGCGACCTCCAGTCCGCCGAGCCCCGGCCAATTTTCACCTTCCTGGGCGAGGAAGTGATCTGCGGGAATCGGCCAGTGCGCGAGCTCAGAGGCTGGGATTGGACGCCCCGCTTCGTGGCCGCGGGCCTCCAGCGCCTCGAGTTCGGCGAGAACGTAGTGCGGCAAGATTTTGACGCTTTCCTTGAGGAAGTGCTGGCCAGGCTGACCGCGCAGCCGGCCGAGACCGCGTCTACACGGGAGATGCGCGCGACCAGCATCCGCTTCGGCGCCGTGGGCGTGCGAGACGCGAGCCGGGACGAGTCGGCCGAGGCTCCAGCCATCGAACGGGCGGCGGTCTCGCTGGCCGCGGAGGCCGAGGCCGTGCGCTGGCTCCACGACCAGGTCGGCGCCAGCCGGCCGCTTCCCATCGCCGAGCTCATCTCGGTCGTCCGCTCCCTCACCATCGCCATGCACGCCGAGGAGCAGGTGGTCCTGCCACTCCTCAAGACCCAGGGCTTTGAGGAATATCTCATCACGCACGCGCTCAACGTTTCGGTCCTGAGCATGGCGTTGGCCGAGGCCATGAGCCTCGGGCAAGCGGATGTGCGCGCCATCGGCGAGGCGGCACTGCTCCATGACATCGGGAAGGTGGCCATCCCGCGGGAGCTACTTACCAAGCCCGGGAAGCTGTCTGAAGAGGAGCGGGCCGAATTCCAGCGGCACCCGGTCGAGGGCGCGCGCATGATCCTGGCCAGCACCCCGAGGGCGAGCCTCACCGCCACCGTCGCCTACGAGCACCATATCATGCTGGACGGCGGCGGCTACCCTACTCGGCACTTCCCGTCCGACTGCTACTTCGCGAGCAAGCTCGTGCACGTCTGCGATGTGTATGATGCGCTGCGCAGCGAGCGCCCATACAGGGATGCCTGGACGGCGGAACAGGCCCTGGCCTACATTGACCAGTGCGCAGGGACCGAACTCGATCCCCAGCTTGCGAGGACGTTCACGACCATGATGCGGCGGTGGGAGGAGCGGGTGGTGAAGTTTGCGGGCGAGCCCTAGAGAGCGGAGAACCTGGGGGTCGTGGCACAGCTCCAGGCCTACCGCCTCTGCTCGATCGGCACGTAATCCCGCTGGTCCGACCCCGTGTAGATCTGCCGCGGCCGCGCGATCTTCTGCTCCGTGTCTTCCAGCATTTCCTGCCACTGCGCCAGCCACCCCGCGGTGCGCGGGATCGCGAACAGCACCGGGAACATCGCCACCGGGAAGCCCATCGCCTGGTAGGTGATCCCGGAATAGAAGTCCACGTTGGGGTAGAGCTTCCGCGTAATGAAATAGTCGTCCTCCAGCGCGATCCGCTCCAGCTCCATGGCCAGCTCGAGCAGCGGGCTGCGCCCCGTGACCTCGAGCACCTGCTCCGCCATCTCCTTGAGGATGCGCGCACGCGGGTCATAGTTCTTGTAGACCCGGTGCCCGAAACCCATGAGCCGGAACTCCCCCTCCTTCACCCGCTTGATGTACTCCGGCACCCGATCCTTGCTGCCGATCTCCTGCAGCATGCGCAGCACCTGCTCGTTCGCGCCGCCATGCAGCGGCCCGTACAGCGCCGCCGTGGCCGCGGCTACCGTGACGTACGGATCCGGCAACGAGCTGCCCACGCTGCGCATGGCATTCGCACTGCAGTTCTGCTCGTGGTCCGCGTGCAGGATGAACAGCACGTCCAGCGCCCGCTCCAGCACCGGGTTGGGCCGGTATTTCAGCTCCGTCATCTTGTACATCATGTTCAGGAAGTTCCCGGTGTAGCTCAGGTCATTGTCCGGGTACGCGTACGGCATCCCCACATTGTGCCGGTAAGCAAAAGCCGCGAATGTCGGCATTTTCGCGATCAGCCGGTGGATCTGCTTGCGCCGGATCTCCGGGTCATGGATACGGCTGGCTTCCGGGTAGAACGTGGACAGCGCCGCCACCATGCTCACCAGCATGCCCATGGGGTGCGCGTCGTAGTGGAAGCCGTCCATGAGCTTCTTGGTCTGCTCGTGCAGAATCGTGTGATGGATGATGTGCCACGTCCACTCGTCCAGTTGCGCCTGCGTGGGAAGCTCACCATGTAGGATCAGATAGGCCACCTCCAGGAACGTGCTCTTGGCCGCCAGCTCCTCGATCGGATAACCTCGATACCTCAGGATCCCGCGGTCCCCATCAATGTGCGTGATCGAGCTCTTGCACGACGCCGTGTTCAGGAACGCCGGGTCGTAGCTCATGAGCCCGAAATCGTCCTCCGACGCTTTGATCTGCCGCAGGTCCACGGCCGGGATCGCAGCGCCGTACTCCGGATAGACGCCGTACAAGATCGGGACCTCGTACCGCTTCCCGGTGCGGTTGTCGATGACCGTGAGAGTATCTGCCATGGGCACTCCCTCCAACTCTGACAGACGACGACGCCGCCAACGGGTCACTCGGGAACCCCGGGGGCCGGTCAACGCCGACCGCCGCCGCTACATCCTGGGCCCGCTCAGGCGCCGCCTCGAGACCCGCCCGCCGCTGGGTAGGCCCCGGACGGCAAAACTCGGTCCGGCGAAATGGCGCCGGTCGCTCGTATGACCCCCAGAGGAACGTCCAAAGGCCGCTCCTTGTGTCATCCCCGAGCGGCGGAAGGGCGTCCCTCGCCGCCTGGCCGCGCTTCCCGCGTCGGCGCATCAATGTACGCCTGGCGCGGAATCTAACCGCTCCTGCAGGACTCGCGAAATGCACCCCCTTGACGTTACCCAGGGCATCAGGATAGTAGGCTTCAACGCGGACCCCATGAGCGAGGCAGCGAGATGCCGTGACCTCATCCCTGCTCCAATGACCGGACCACGTCTGACTTCGAGCCTCGCGCTGCTCGCGCTCGCCCTGGGCGCGCTCACCGGGCTGCTGGCCCTGCTGGGGCCGCTCGGCAGCCGCTGGGGGTGGTGGCACTTCCGCACCGGCTTTGGATTCCTCCTCGCCGCCACACTCACGGGCCTCGCCGCCCTCGGCCTGGGGGTCATCGCTGCCTTCCTCACCCGCCAGGACGCCCCGCGTGGCGGGGTCGCCTGGGCTGCTACGGGCGCGGCGCTCGGCCTCATGGTCACGGCTGTGCTGGTAAGCTGGGCCTGGCGCGCCCGCAGCGCCCCCGCCATTCACGACATCACCACCGATACCGATGACCCGCCACGCTTCGTCGCAATCCTCCCACTGCGGCAGCACGCGCCCAACTCCGCCGCCTACGGCGGCCCGGAGATCGCTGCACAGCAGCGCGCGGCGTATCCAGAGGTTCGCCCGGAGACTCTCGGCACTCCCACTGGCGAGGCCTTCGAGCGCGCACTCGCCGCTGCCCGCGACATGGGCTGGAAAATGGTGGCGGCAGAGCCGCAGGAAGGTCGCATCGAGGCCACCGCCACCACTACCTGGTTCGGCTTCCAGGACGACATTGTCATCCGCATCAGCCCGGCCAATGGTGACAGCCGCGTCGACATCCGCTCCGCCTCCCGCGTCGGCGTGAGTGACGTGGGCACCAATGCCCGGCGCGTCCGCAAGTTCTTGAAGAAGTTGCGGAGTCATGCCGGGCTGGCACACTACCCCGCCGGCCGCAGGTAAGCGCGTAGGAGCGGCGAAACGCCGCGTCGGGCGATGGCGTGCTCGAGGTCGCGGTCGGTGAGGGTGGGGTCGGGAGTGAGGCGGCGGGATGTTCCCGCTTCCCGGACGGCAATTGGCACTCCGTCACGGAACAGGATGCGATTTCCGGCGAGGGCCGGCACGCGCTCTCCGGGCGTCAGGATGCCTACCAGGTTCAGCGGATCCGCTGCGCTGATGGCGAGGAGTCGGCCGTCCGGTCGCTGCTTGCGCACGGCACGCAGGCTTCCCACGGCCTCGGGCAGCGCGAACTGCTCGCCCGAGATTCCGGCGAGGAAGCGGCCGCCCCGGATCTCTCCCCGCGCCTCCAGCCGGCGGTAGCTAAGCACCAGCTCCCGCCAGGGCGGCGCTGTGGCTTCGCGCACCAGCAGGCGCCTGAACACGATGCCGTAGCGGCGGAGCAGCGTTCGCGCCGCCAGCTCGACCGCCGCCGCGCCCCAGCGGCGCCCGTTGTCTGCGCCGGCAGCGGCATCGGTGCGGCTGGCGAGCAATGACCAGCGCCCCGCCGTCTCCACGCCGTAGGGCGAAACGCTGCGCCGCGCCCGGGCGCCGCCGACGGGACGCCGCCGGTCC
It encodes the following:
- a CDS encoding oxidoreductase; this encodes MAGTLAARPPRPRWRCAAHALTTLAALLGSRPAAAAQWKPQQSGTTTELRGLAAVNEAVAWAAGRDGIYTRTTDGGSSWTSASVPGAADLYFIDVHAVSADTAFLLGTDFRGSYGAVYKTTDGGAHWVRQYQKRAPGVFFDGMAFWDADHGVAFSDPVDGSFLIVTTADGGATWTEVPRDRIPPPRAREAGFAASGSGIVVQGSSRAWFGTGGSAMARVFFTLDGGATWAAAETPLAASQTAGIFALAFRDSLNGVAGGGDYRDSAGTAAARLAGGANVLRTADSGITWALASPSDPPGVRYGLAYVPGAATPTLMAVGPAGSGYSLDDGTTWTRLGDVGYNTVSFASPAAGWAAGTGGRIARWTGPIPPAVTP
- a CDS encoding 4a-hydroxytetrahydrobiopterin dehydratase, coding for MAGLTEMKCEACRADSPRVSAEETRELGREVPEWDVVEREGIPRLERVFRFPDFRGALAFTQRVGELAESEHHHPALLTEWGRVTVTWWTHKIRGLHRNDFIMAAKTDRLAAR
- a CDS encoding methylated-DNA--[protein]-cysteine S-methyltransferase; its protein translation is MLRGEDYGRIEQAILYLDSHFYEHPGLGEVARSVGLSEYHFQRLFTRWAGISPKRFLQFLTAHYARDLLREPRSLLQVTYHAGLSGPSRLHDLIVSVHAVTPGELKRGGAGLTIRYGTHASPFGECLIAVTERGICALSFLVPGGGDHPAAELRRQWPHAQLEHSTAATGPLLERIFTLAGTGATAALPIVLKGTNFQIRVWEALLRIPPATVASYDDIAAAIGAPRAARAVGAAVGRNRVAFLIPCHRVIRKTGAFGEYHWGAGRKKVMLAWEAARAGSQASPA
- a CDS encoding PAS domain S-box protein — translated: MLRSWRSATRTPSSMENPTPRHAGSGGAVSPPDELLRALCSACPDAILLADREGRIRFAAGAAAKLFGYSPEELLGQPVELLVPERLRGSHQELREQYWQSPQPRPMQSGLELYARRKDGSEIPVDILLAPLESGPELLVLAIVRDLGEQRRLESALLDTAERYALVLTGMGQVVYSRRPAPGAPLSGEAEFISQQVTDLVGCPPEDFARDPGLWYALLHPEDRPVVEAATQELVNSGRPGLQEYRLRHRDTGEYRWVEDWTVPQLDDAGAVVRLFGVVRDVTVRAAAARALRESEARYRTLFEQSRSAIIVATWEGRILDFNSAALQLLGCSARDMETLAARDLFADPDDAEWIPRAILAEESVQDLEVQLQRRDGTARDCLLSATVWKADTGEVLGYEIIAHDITERKRLEREFRQAQKMEAVGRLAGGIAHDFNNLLTVIRGRADLLLAELPGEDPGRPDVDEIAQAADRAASLTQQLLAFSRKQVMQPRLLDLNAVVSNLQRMLRRLIGEDIEIATDLDPTLGKLRADPGQMEQVLMNLVVNARDAMPRGGTLSIGTRSVEVEERQARAHAGAHPGRHALLWVGDTGVGMDRDTLSRIFEPFFTTKEKAQGTGLGLSTVYGIVSQSGGWIDVQSEPGRGTRFDIYLPLAGDAAAEAPRGGPPAAEPGGGGETVLLVEDEDAVRSLARRVLERRGYTILEARTGAQALDLARQYNGAIHLLLTDIMLPQMSGHELAGQVAEVRPGLKTLYMSGYGTVDATALPVIEAGRDFVEKPFTPATLARKVREALGPE
- a CDS encoding HEAT repeat domain-containing protein, producing MSEAPRPAERPAPPQELLDLLLELASAVQKHTMYPEGHPALAPAGAAVAERIEKLLRERGSLALGVASRQLVIGGAPTDPQHPVLGGLAERLHRHQIGALSFEPGISADEAADLLRALAADADRAGPLGARPPERFPAWPHVHLFSVRYDSLELADGVEGGEEGGPVSRGTELWLGLARTALAAGAAQKTAAAADPATVARAINTHEASRAYEQAIVGYFLQIAEELKTGGISDAPVIRRRMARLITDLRPDTLRRLVNMGGDFGRRRSFVLDASHAFSLDAVMALLRAAAEASDRSLSHTMVRLLSKMAQYAEGGSPQVRSQADTALREQVRHVLQGWDGGETLPEPYTRVLGTLARSAQGSPLSDLWAEPLEVERIIELGLELDVNGPDVWTAVDRSLEEGKLGTLAALLDRAPAGSHCAQEIWRRIATAERLAVVLAADPVDLHLVDKFVAHLGAAAAAPLLRTLVESESRRTRRELFERLGAFGSAIVPLAAELLADERWFVQRNLLSLLNAVGEWPEGVPTAPYAGHPDARVRREAFRLLLRLDGHREDVLAPALQDADPAILRRGLAAAQEMQCPPVAVPIVASRALDADLPMDLRALGVRVLGRVRSPEVLETLLRLASRPKRLFLKPRVAASSPVTLAALASLAAGWSDEPRAAALLARARRARDLGIRAAAREIEPQP
- a CDS encoding HD domain-containing protein; its protein translation is MSEPAQFLNGLAQALSTMMLYGEGHPARERVLETAYRGLRDLQSAEPRPIFTFLGEEVICGNRPVRELRGWDWTPRFVAAGLQRLEFGENVVRQDFDAFLEEVLARLTAQPAETASTREMRATSIRFGAVGVRDASRDESAEAPAIERAAVSLAAEAEAVRWLHDQVGASRPLPIAELISVVRSLTIAMHAEEQVVLPLLKTQGFEEYLITHALNVSVLSMALAEAMSLGQADVRAIGEAALLHDIGKVAIPRELLTKPGKLSEEERAEFQRHPVEGARMILASTPRASLTATVAYEHHIMLDGGGYPTRHFPSDCYFASKLVHVCDVYDALRSERPYRDAWTAEQALAYIDQCAGTELDPQLARTFTTMMRRWEERVVKFAGEP
- a CDS encoding citrate synthase — translated: MADTLTVIDNRTGKRYEVPILYGVYPEYGAAIPAVDLRQIKASEDDFGLMSYDPAFLNTASCKSSITHIDGDRGILRYRGYPIEELAAKSTFLEVAYLILHGELPTQAQLDEWTWHIIHHTILHEQTKKLMDGFHYDAHPMGMLVSMVAALSTFYPEASRIHDPEIRRKQIHRLIAKMPTFAAFAYRHNVGMPYAYPDNDLSYTGNFLNMMYKMTELKYRPNPVLERALDVLFILHADHEQNCSANAMRSVGSSLPDPYVTVAAATAALYGPLHGGANEQVLRMLQEIGSKDRVPEYIKRVKEGEFRLMGFGHRVYKNYDPRARILKEMAEQVLEVTGRSPLLELAMELERIALEDDYFITRKLYPNVDFYSGITYQAMGFPVAMFPVLFAIPRTAGWLAQWQEMLEDTEQKIARPRQIYTGSDQRDYVPIEQRR
- a CDS encoding DUF1499 domain-containing protein, whose protein sequence is MTGPRLTSSLALLALALGALTGLLALLGPLGSRWGWWHFRTGFGFLLAATLTGLAALGLGVIAAFLTRQDAPRGGVAWAATGAALGLMVTAVLVSWAWRARSAPAIHDITTDTDDPPRFVAILPLRQHAPNSAAYGGPEIAAQQRAAYPEVRPETLGTPTGEAFERALAAARDMGWKMVAAEPQEGRIEATATTTWFGFQDDIVIRISPANGDSRVDIRSASRVGVSDVGTNARRVRKFLKKLRSHAGLAHYPAGRR